AATAACAACAATGAAACAAGGCTAGAAGTCAATACTGGCCAATACTTAAACTCTTTTagtattattattgctattattatcatcatcatcatcaataataataaattaatatattatatatgtattattatatattaatatattattattattattattattattattattattattaggaatACTTACCTTTCTGCTGTGGTAGTTTCCTTTTACGAAATCAATACAGCAgatcaaatgaaacaaaattaaggAAATTCAATCAACAAAATCCCACTGGATTTACAGAATTACATACACTTTGGGAAGGAGGAATACTATTCTGTAATGCTCTGCTTATACTACACTGTTTCTACAATACATTTACACAGGAattattcctcatactgcaaGATCCTAAGTGTTTCCAGTCTGCTGAGAGAGGCGTTGCATCAGTACATTCATCAGGCCATGACTGTCAGCTCAGATCTTGAAAGATTTTTTCAGAATACTTGTTCAAAAGATGAACAACATGACCCCAAATCACATGATGCTGCACTTGATTTTCTCAGGTTTTCAAGAACCAAGTGTCAGCTCAGTGATAATGGTAGATAGTAAGGAACCATAGAAGtaagaagcaaacaaactaacaaaaaaccttgaaaacagaactaaatggaaaaatatcacAAAGGTAACACTGAGAGATCAAAAGACtaaatgcaaacatttaatGTTAGCTTCTGCTGAATATATCTGTAATTTCATTCAAGTTCATGTAACTACATATAAAAGTAGACTCTTAAAGCTGTAAatcacaaagaggaaaaataccaaGGATATAGAGTATGAGATGTATGCATGTGTCTGTACtcaaaaagtttgttttcctcccGTTTCATTAATCCTCTCCTTCAAGTCCAGGTCACAGGTGCAGGCTTTGTTGTAATTACAGCCAAAGGAACAATTCAAAAGTACAAACTGGGAAGGGAAGTGTCCTATTAGAAGAATTATATAAGGTGGTTCCCCTTCCATGAAAAAGATAGAAACACTATGTGGTCTCACATacaaacactgaattaaaaTCTGCTGTGCTGCGTTCATAGGTGCTACAGGTTAATCAAAGGTATTAGTTAAAACTTAGTGGACTGCTGTGAAGTCCCAGGAAGGCAAAGGAAATATACAGTCCAAGTTAGTCTGGATCtctaatatatatatcttttggCAGTTACGTAAATCCATAACTGGTATTTATCAAATTGAACTTGGGTTtccatgtatttatataaacacacacacaaaaattgcAATTTTACACATAaggctttttctatttttaagcaaaGACACAAAAACAAGATAACACTCCTATTCAAAAAATAAGAAGCTACTTCTAATCAGcatactagaaaaaaaacaaacaatcaccAAAAAACAGGTGTGTGCATTGAAATTAGAATGTCTtaacatgtattttttctcataGATATGGGCAGTGAAAAAATGGTGACTAGTCCTCCTCCAACTACAAAACAGCCTGATACAACACCACCAATCAAAGCAACCACAATTAAACCATCTACTCCAAAACCTAGTTTAACACCTACCACAAGTATTACCACAAAACCAACAACTTCCAAAGCTGAGGAGACAACCCCTGAAGACACAGAGGCTCCAACAACTGAGGAATACCCTACCATCACACCCAAAGAGGAAGAGATAACCCCTGAAGCCACGGAGGAACCCCCGACTGATACAGACTCTCCTGTTAGCCCTGAAGCTGAGGAGACAACCCCTGAAGCAACAGAGTCTCCAACAACTCCAAAAGCCGAGGAGACAACCCCTGAAGACACAGAGGCTCCAACGACACCGAAAGCCGAGGAGACAACCCCTGAAGACACTGAGGCTCCAACGACTCCCAAAGATGAGGAGACAACCCCTGAAGCCACTGAAGCTCCAACGACTCCCAAAGCCGAAGAGACAAGCCCCGAAGCCACCGAAGCTCCAACGACTCCCAAAGCCGAAGAGACAAGCCCCGAAGCCACCGAGGCTCCAACGACTCCCAAAGCCGAGGAGACAACCCCCGAAGCCACCGAGGCTCCAACGACTCCCAAAGCCGAGGAGACAAGCCCCGAAGCCACCGAGGCTCCAACGACTCCCAAAGCCGAGGAGACAAGCCCCGAAGCCACCGAGGCTCCAACGACTCCCAAAGCCGAGGAGACAAGCCCCGAAGCCACCGAGGCTCCAACGACTCCCAAAGCCGAGGAGACAAGCCCCGAAGCCACCGAGGCTCCAACGACTCCCAAAGCCGAGGAGACAACCCCCGAAGCCACCGAGGCTCCAACGACTCCCAAAGCCGAGGAGACAACCCCCGAAGCCACCGAGGCTCCAACGACTCCCAAAGCCGAAGAGACAACCCCCGAAGCCACCGAGGCTCCAACGACTCCCAAAGCCGAGGAGACAAGCCCCAAAGCCACCGAGGCTCCAACGACTCCCAAAGCCGAGGAGACAAGCCCCGAAGCCACCGAGGCTCCAACGACTCCCAAAGCCGAGGAGACAAGCCCCGAAGCCACCGAGGCTCCAACGACTCCCAAAGCCGAGGAGACAAGCCCCGAAGCCACCGAGGCTCCAACGACTCCCAAAGCCGAGGAGACAAGCCCCGAAGCCACCGAGGCTCCAACGACTCCCAAAGCCGAGGAGACAAGCCCCGAAGCCACCGAGGCTCCAACGACTCCCAAAGCCGAGGAGACAACCCCCGCAGCCACCGAGGCTCCAACGACTCCCAAAGCCGAGGAGACAACCCCCGCAGCCACCGAGGCTCCAACGACTCCCAAAGCCGAGGAGACAAGCCCCGAAGCCACCGAGGCTCCAACGACTCCCAAAGCCGAGGAGACAAGCCCCGAAGCCACCGAGGCTCCAACGACTCCCAAAGCCGAGGAGACAAGCCCCGAAGCCACCGAGGCTCCAACGACTCCCAAAGCCGAGGAGACAAGCCCCGAAGCCACCGAGGCTCCAACGACTCCCAAAGCCGAGGAGACAAGCCCCGAAGCCACCGAGGCTCCAACGACTCCCAAAGCCGAGGAGACAAGCCCCGAAGCCACCGAGGCTCCAACGACTCCCAAAGCCGAGGAGACAAGCCCCGAAGCCACCGAGGCTCCAACGACTCCCAAAGCCGAGGAGACAAGCCCCGAAGCCACCGAGGCTCCAACGACTCCCAAAGCCGAGGAGACAAGCCCCGAAGCCACCGAGGCTCCAACGACTCCCAAAGCCGAGGAGACAAGCCCCGAAGCCACCGAGGCTCCAACGACTCCCAAAGCCGAGGAGACAAGCCCCGAAGCCACCGAGGCTCCAACGACTCCCAAAGCCGAGGAGACAAGCCCCGAAGCCACCGAGGCTCCAACGACTCCCAAAGCCGAGGAGACAAGCCCCGAAGCCACCGAGGCTCCAACGACTCCCAAAGCCGAGGAGACAAGCCCCGAAGCCACCGAGGCTCCAACGACTCCCAAAGCCGAGGAGACAAGCCCCGAAGCCACCGAGGCTCCAACGACTCCCAAAGCCGAGGAGACAAGCCCCGAAGCCACCGAGGCTCCAACGACTCCCAAAGCCGAGGAGACAAGCCCCGAAGCCACCGAGGCTCCAACGACTCCCAAAGCTGAGGAGACAAGCCCCGAAGCCACCGAGGCTCCGACTCCCAAAGCCGAGGAGACAACCCCTGAAGCCACAGAGGCTCCAACGACTCCTGAAGCCACTGACGCTCTAACGTCTCCCAAAGCTGAGGAGATAACCCCTAAAGCTGAGGAGACAATCCCTGAAGCCCCTGAGGCTCCAATGACTCCCAAAGCTGAAGAGACAACACTGAAAGCCACCGATGCTCCAACGACCCCCAAAGCCGAGGAAATGATCCCAAAAGTTACCAAGGCTCCAGTGACCCCCAAAGCCACGGAGGCTCCAACAACCAAGGCTGACTCTTCCACCACCCCTAAAGCCACTGAGGCTCCAACGACCCTCAAAGCTGCgaagaaaaccccaaaagcTACCAAGGCACCAAAAACTGAGGCTGAGTCTCCCACCACCCCTAAAGCAAAAGAGACAACTCTTAGGGCCACAGAGGCACCAACAACCAAGGCAGGCTCTCCCACCATCCCTGAAGTTGAATTCACTACCCCTGCTCTCCTCAACAGTAAATCAGACACAACTACTTCAGGTGAGAAGTCTGCAACTACACCtgttaaaaatgacaaaacaacaactaaaCCTGTAACAACTCCTGTAACCAAAGAGACAACAACTAGAAAGGAAACAACCACAGTGAACAAAGAGATAACAACACCCAAGAAAGACAAAACTACTCTACTTAAAGACATTTTAACAGCAGGTAGGAAAGACACAACCACTGTAACCAAGAAGCCTACCATGGCTGATGACTCTCCTGAAGGTACAGACAATATTCCAAGTATAACTCCTGCAGCCAAACAAGTTGTAACTACAGCAGCTGAATTAGAAGCAACTACTGTAGACAAAAAGACTGCAGtggctacagaaaaagaagcaatcCCGGCTAGAGAAGACAAAACTCCCAAACCGAGAGAGATTTTAGCACCAACAGTTAAGGAAGAAGAACGTCCAGTGGGTACTGTGATTGTAACAACACCAGCAGCTACAACTCCCATGCGCAAGCCCACCATGCTGCCAACAACTGCCAAAACAGATTCAGCTCCTAAAACCAGGGAGATTGTGACAACAACTAAAAGTGATACAACTACAGAGAATAAACAGACTGTAGCAGCAGCACCTAATGAGTGTGTAATTACCactaaagaaacaacaacagctGGTAAAAAAGAGATAACTACCCTCACTGATGAAATTAGCTacacaactgaaaaagaaatagaagatgCCACTGAAAAGGCCCCTAGTTTTGACAAGAAAGAGGAAACTACAGTTACCAGAGAGAGAACTACAACAGATAAAAAAGATACAATAGAAGAAATGTTTATTGTTTCTAGAGGGACATCCAAGCCAGATATACATTTCCAGGAGGTTACTGACACACGTGATGAGCCTCATCCAGCCAACCCTGAAACCATGCCAGTAAAAGAAGAGCCTGATATAAACAAGCCTTTAATACAAACTGTGGACTTGCCAGTTCTACCTGGAGAAACACAAGGTAAGTGTATTCCAGTAGGTACAAAAACTGGGAGCACAACAAAACCTCAAGTGAAGGATGTGCAAGACCTTTCTATCCAGTGTCAGAAGGAGGCACACCTATCTCAGTGGTTAACTGTGACTGTGGTGATGCAGCTGTCAGCATCTTGAACACTGGTACCTTAATTTTCAGTTGTATTGTTACTGAAATTCTCCACCTCATTTATAGCATGATCTCATTTCAGCAATTGGTcctgctgaaaaatatttgctgtaaatACCGTGGTAGAtgcagacaaaaacaacagaaaaaggaaaaacaagttaaATTTCTAAGTCTCATGGAAACACTGTTAGAGCATCAGGCTGAATACCCACTATTAGTTATAGTACCTAACCTGAGATTTTGTAGGCtcataagaaaaacaagaaagctttTCCTTATATTCTTTCTCTGTGATTTTTGCCACATGTCCTATTTTTCATGTCCTCACTGTTGATTATATATTAAGATACAGCCCATGAGGTTCTTGGGcattttttcattcatgttttGACAGATGatttgcaaaaacaaagaagGGGTCTTCTAggttgaaaatatttgtatttttgtctgAAACATATCCTTCCTTTACATTCAacctaaaataaatgtaaatccATTAAGAATGAAGGAGGGGAAACCTACAGAAGCTTGGAGAAAAGAGTAAACATCCATAAGCATGAAGAAATTAAGTATGAGACAGCATATGATGCatttatagatatttttatgaattaCGTAAGGTAAACAATAAATGACTAGCTGTACCTAGTTATATAATCAGCTAGTCTTATGCTTCTCAGAACAAATCATGAGAGTTAAACTTTTTAACAATATATCTTGAATAATTAAACTGTTTGTATGAAAAAACCTCAGACAGATCTGAGGAGAGCCCTGAACACCATCCTACACACAAAAATCCCATTTAAATCCGGCCAATGCTGCTTCAAGTGGGCAGGGGGAGGCAATGcccttttttgtttaaaaacaaacaaaaactaatctGAACTATGCTATTTTGCAGTGGGCAAGACCGACGAGAAGGACCTGTGCAGCGGGAAGCCGGCGGACAGTATGGTAGCCCTACCCAATGGCACCCTGGCTGTCTTCCGAGGTATGTTGGTCCCGCAGCCCTCTGCCCCGGCCTTCACTGGTCCTGGCCTGCCTCCCTGGCTGCCACATTGCCACCTCAGGGTGGAGGCGTGAGGAGCAGGGTCCTCAGGGAGGACTGTGAGGAGAGGCAACACAGGGGCGTCCTGCTTTCTAATGCTTTTCTCCGCTTTTCTCCCCATGTCTGTCTGTCCGCCTACGTGTCTCACCATGCGGGCTGCTGTCCACTCCCACCTGCAGGTCACTACTACTGGCTGCTGAATGGCAGGAGCCCGCCGACCACCAACCCCCGCCGGATCAGCGAAGGCTGGGGCATCCCATCCCCCATCGACACCGTCTTCTCCCGGTGCAACTGCGATGGGAAGACCTTCTTCATCAAGGTGGGGAAGTGCAGATAGGCTTTGAAATGTCgtcctgctgcacagcagctcagTGCAGCCCTGTGCTCCAAGGCCACATTGCTCATTTTATAGAATAAGCAGCATTTTCACACTTAGAATTGAGTGGGTAAACTGAACATATTCCTTCTCCAGCCCCACCTCCACTGACTTGGCATTGTGCTTCTCAAATAGACTTAATCCAGTGTTTTTTCCCCGTAATTGGTTACTGACCGACTAACTGATCATTATCAGTATgagcaagttaaaaaaaaaaacccacaacaaacaaaacctttaaaatCTGATTATTACTTTGTTTAGTAACCATTATTACAGTTCATTTCCAAGATTTTTCCCGTACTCAAAGGCACAGTTAGAAGACTGCAGAAATTTTGTGATGTTGTAATAGCTTGTTTTTGTGGACATAGGAATACTTGCAGCCAGTTCTACATGGTAGTTATCAAAATGCTAGCATTACCATTAATTCTAATGTCTGTATTGAAGCTCAGTTACCATGaatgaatttcttctgaagctCGTCTTTTGCTTAAACCACTAGGGTAACCTATACTGGCGTTTCACTAATGGCGTGATGGACAAAGGCTATCCCAAACCTCTTGCAAATGGATTTGCAGGGTTAAATGGGAAAATGGTAGCAGCACTCCCTGTGGCAAGATACAACAGCAGACCAGAATCAGTTTATTTTATCAAAAGAGGTATGTACTGTAGCTCACAGACGATCAAAAGTTGCTTGAATTGCATTAGTGAGGAATAAAACACTGTTTCTCttgactgttttttgttgtctgttttgAACAAAATATGTCTAAGTGATGTAAGAGGACACTAGGTAGTCAAACCATAGCctgaggctttaaaaaaatgtattagaatGTTTAAGCGCTTTTTAAAATTAGACCAGACCACAAGGGACATAATCTTTGCAAACAAATATTGAGGTAAGTTTTAtctggtggtattttttttttccaatctcaAATTAATCTGAGATGGAAAGACTTTAAATAAGCTTATTAGTTCAGAACTATGCATGGAAGTCTCCTTCTGTTCTATTTCTCATTTCATGCTTAAAGTGAATGTAATTTCCTTACCTAATATGAATGATGCACTGCCAACATAAGAATGATCTAAATCAAAAAAAACTGAGGTTAATGAAATGCAAATCTTTTTTCTGGACTCTAGCCTTCCTCTTGTGTACCCCAAAGCTATGGTCTTAGCCTCCTCTTTGATAAATAGGTGTGACAGCAGTAAAAGCAGTTCCACTGGAATTGTACTTACTGTAGGAAATTTAATGAGGCTGGAGGAGTTATTGCTACATTTAGAAGCATATATTGGATTTAGAGAGCAACGCTTTTCCATTGCAAGATGTAGGAATGCATAGAAAATGGTGCAGGTTGCAACAGCATTAGACAGCTGTAGATGTATTAAAATGATGCTATTGACTTTCTGCCTGTGATATTGATGATACTGTGATCTCtgatttagcttttattttttattttttaattacactaATGTCTCTTTTAGATGGTAACATGCAACAGTATGTATACAGACAAGAGCCAGCCAAGAAGTGCCAAAGGAAAGCCCGCATTACCATAAGATACCCAGCTTTTGTCCCAAGACTTGTAATAAGGAGACGCTTTCAACGTGCAGTAGGATTGCCAACCGTTATTCAGACTGTCAGAATCAATCCATATCCATCCGGTATCTTATGTTTATTAAGTTTCTTttatacaattattttaatctgaGTAGTCTCTGAATAACAACTTTgttacagttttatttcctaACACAGTACTTTACTGTTTTTCAATCTGATGATTCTTGCTTGCTGTAGATTGTATAAACAGATGACAGATTTTGTCAGTCATGCTGTAACACTTTCTAAATGTgacactttgttttgtttgcaggaGTTCTGCgtaaagaagtaaaaatgacTGCCTACTGGAGAGGACTCCCCAAAGTAATTCATTCAACTATATCAGTACCCAACTACAATAAGCCAGACGGCTATGATTATTACGCCTTCTCTTACAGTAAGTTTGAGCTAATGCAAGTTACTCTGTATTCCAAAATGCTCAGtgataggaaagaaagaagcccATGTACCTATGAGTGTTCTACAGCACAAAGTTACCACGTACTTATGAGTCTGCAAAGCTAATTTTGAGCAAGCACTATTAAGCAGTTCTGAGAAATAAACCATTGCCTGTAACAGAgatatttctgttcaaaatcGAGTTACAGGACAGCTAGTAGCAGAGAGGTACAATCATTCAGAATAGCCCTTCATGGAATGCATTGCCATAAGAGTACAGGtttataaaatgacaaaaaaaaccTGACAACTAAATACACAATCGTATTAATGATAAAATGAGATCCTTGGACCATTATacataaaaagatttttcactAGCTTCTACAGAACTACGTTTCtgacaaaacaacaataaaaatacagggAGGAACACAAAACATTTAGTTTCCCAGGAAATAACTATTTCTAATTCAGTGTTAGGTAGATCCTTTCCCTCTCACCAGGCTCATCTAAAAGCATTTGTCAGAATTTTCTTGATTattcaggggggaaaaaaagctcaaaTACTAGACTATTCAAATACAGGATACTAAAGTAAGTCTCTGCCAGTATGATAACTGTATAACCTTCACATCGGCTACTTCACACTCATGGACCACAGAGTTCTCATGTTTACAGTAGTGCAggattatttttagtttgatttCCAAATACTTAAACATATTTCTGTGTTGTAGCAGTACAAGTGTAACTCTTCTGTACTCCCTCTTCTTgcagcagatttatttattagcaGCATTGTAAAACTAAGCTGAACACAAAGAAGAACAGATCAAACAGTTGAGGccaaaaatggatttttatagCCTCTCAATTCCATATATAcatgtgaaatgaaaatctgcTATTAATCCCTAAATGTAATTAAAAGGCAGGCTTTAATTTCAAGATTCTTTCTGTATACTAAATGTAGCTTCTGGAATTTAATTTTGACATATCTTCATTTCAGATCGGTACTACAGTTTGGATGTGGGCAAAAGAATAGCAAGACCTGTTACCGCTCTCACAGGAAAGACTGTATCCAAAGACTGGTATAACTGTCCTGAAAAGTGATGCAGAGCagaggattttttaaaaaaaaaagatgccattTGAATGTTGACAGTTTGTCtgattttattaataaagaCATTGAAGTGTGTGCACACAAAACTAAGtataaaatgctgctttaagCTCTGGCTTCATTACACTAAAGCAACCACGGGCAAACTGGCACATTTGTATACACAGCTGTAATTACTTCACAGATCATTTAACTAATATTGCCTCTGTTCAggcctcctctgcc
The sequence above is drawn from the Anas acuta chromosome 8, bAnaAcu1.1, whole genome shotgun sequence genome and encodes:
- the PRG4 gene encoding proteoglycan 4; amino-acid sequence: MMSYLKVNIRWNVLCVSLVILSLTLIQEVSSQAVSCKGRCFEAFERGRECDCDADCERYGKCCPDYAKHCKEAHTEKTTPKTPPPNKSTSKRSSANEEKKPEEVTQPHEVIEDMGSEKMVTSPPPTTKQPDTTPPIKATTIKPSTPKPSLTPTTSITTKPTTSKAEETTPEDTEAPTTEEYPTITPKEEEITPEATEEPPTDTDSPVSPEAEETTPEATESPTTPKAEETTPEDTEAPTTPKAEETTPEDTEAPTTPKDEETTPEATEAPTTPKAEETSPEATEAPTTPKAEETSPEATEAPTTPKAEETTPEATEAPTTPKAEETSPEATEAPTTPKAEETSPEATEAPTTPKAEETSPEATEAPTTPKAEETSPEATEAPTTPKAEETTPEATEAPTTPKAEETTPEATEAPTTPKAEETTPEATEAPTTPKAEETSPKATEAPTTPKAEETSPEATEAPTTPKAEETSPEATEAPTTPKAEETSPEATEAPTTPKAEETSPEATEAPTTPKAEETSPEATEAPTTPKAEETTPAATEAPTTPKAEETTPAATEAPTTPKAEETSPEATEAPTTPKAEETSPEATEAPTTPKAEETSPEATEAPTTPKAEETSPEATEAPTTPKAEETSPEATEAPTTPKAEETSPEATEAPTTPKAEETSPEATEAPTTPKAEETSPEATEAPTTPKAEETSPEATEAPTTPKAEETSPEATEAPTTPKAEETSPEATEAPTTPKAEETSPEATEAPTTPKAEETSPEATEAPTTPKAEETSPEATEAPTTPKAEETSPEATEAPTTPKAEETSPEATEAPTTPKAEETSPEATEAPTTPKAEETSPEATEAPTPKAEETTPEATEAPTTPEATDALTSPKAEEITPKAEETIPEAPEAPMTPKAEETTLKATDAPTTPKAEEMIPKVTKAPVTPKATEAPTTKADSSTTPKATEAPTTLKAAKKTPKATKAPKTEAESPTTPKAKETTLRATEAPTTKAGSPTIPEVEFTTPALLNSKSDTTTSGEKSATTPVKNDKTTTKPVTTPVTKETTTRKETTTVNKEITTPKKDKTTLLKDILTAGRKDTTTVTKKPTMADDSPEGTDNIPSITPAAKQVVTTAAELEATTVDKKTAVATEKEAIPAREDKTPKPREILAPTVKEEERPVGTVIVTTPAATTPMRKPTMLPTTAKTDSAPKTREIVTTTKSDTTTENKQTVAAAPNECVITTKETTTAGKKEITTLTDEISYTTEKEIEDATEKAPSFDKKEETTVTRERTTTDKKDTIEEMFIVSRGTSKPDIHFQEVTDTRDEPHPANPETMPVKEEPDINKPLIQTVDLPVLPGETQVGKTDEKDLCSGKPADSMVALPNGTLAVFRGHYYWLLNGRSPPTTNPRRISEGWGIPSPIDTVFSRCNCDGKTFFIKGNLYWRFTNGVMDKGYPKPLANGFAGLNGKMVAALPVARYNSRPESVYFIKRDGNMQQYVYRQEPAKKCQRKARITIRYPAFVPRLVIRRRFQRAVGLPTVIQTVRINPYPSGVLRKEVKMTAYWRGLPKVIHSTISVPNYNKPDGYDYYAFSYNRYYSLDVGKRIARPVTALTGKTVSKDWYNCPEK